The Deltaproteobacteria bacterium genome includes the window GCGGCCCGGAAGAGGCCGCGATGGCGGGCCGCGTAGCTCATCGCCCCGAAACCGCCCATCGACAGTCCCGCCACCGCCCGGTGCGCCAGGCGCAGCGTGCGGAAGTGGCGGTCGACGTACCGCACGAGAACGCGAGTGTGGAACGTCTCCCACTGGCGCGAGCCGTCTGCCCAGTCGGAGTACCAGCCCGCCTCGGAGTCGTGTCCCCCGTCCGGCATCACGATGATGAGCGGGAACTGCGCGGAGAACGCTTCGACGTCGGTCTGCTCGGTCCAGGTACGGTACGTGTCGCCCGCGCCGTGGAGCAGGTAGAGGACCGGGTATCGCGCGCGCGACGTGGCGTAGTCCGTGGGCAGCAGGATGCGAACGGTGCTGTCGGGGACGATTAGGCCCGCCGGCACCGGCACGGCGACGTCGAAGCAGCGTGGCGTGTCGCAGACCGCGCTCGCCCGCGCTGCGCCGAAGAGCGAGGCGAGGACAGCAATGAGAACGATGCCACCCCGCGCACACGTCTCTTTCATGTGACGTCGCGCGTATGCTGCTCCCGCCGTCGGCGTCAAGATGCCAAGGCTGCTTCACGCATCGAGGACGCGCAGCCTCCCCGATGTTCTTCGTCGCCATCCCGTGGACACGGGTTGCGGC containing:
- a CDS encoding esterase family protein: MKETCARGGIVLIAVLASLFGAARASAVCDTPRCFDVAVPVPAGLIVPDSTVRILLPTDYATSRARYPVLYLLHGAGDTYRTWTEQTDVEAFSAQFPLIIVMPDGGHDSEAGWYSDWADGSRQWETFHTRVLVRYVDRHFRTLRLAHRAVAGLSMGGFGAMSYAARHRGLFRAAASFSGAVDTRYVEPASGIGFNIFHDTFGTPDDRVWGNQVTDEATWRAHNPTDRAADLGGVELFVATGTGTPGGPAGDDPSNPGGYFIEQVIFQMNLSFGRALDAAGVPSHRDFYLGGYHGWPYWERELHWALPQIVDVIQRTTR